One genomic segment of Candidatus Sulfotelmatobacter sp. includes these proteins:
- a CDS encoding tRNA guanosine(34) transglycosylase Tgt: MTFRIDKTYGRARAGRLLTPHAGIETPVFMPVGTQATVKGVPQETLEDLTAQIILGNTYHLYLRPGVATVRKMGGLHGFMAWRRAILTDSGGFQVFSLSELRKVTEDGVTFRSHLNGSSHFFSPESAMEAQIGLGADIIMAFDECTEYPADTARARASMEMTARWAARSKAYFEEHKHEVPWSGASGSRLPASGSMDEVSDGDGKQQVPRVARNDKKEGRRDHNESGEATQSLFGIVQGGMDRALRKESAERTVEIGFPGYAIGGLSVGEPRELTQEIVESTLEYLPKDQPRYLMGVGTPEEIVEYANLGVDMMDCVLPTRAARHGLLFTSEGKVSIKQARYAQDAGPLDSNCVCRVCRRYSRAYLRHLYASNEVLAQVLNTIHNLSFYLDTMRRVRHSISLGEDSRFLSTVWSQPKP, encoded by the coding sequence ATTACTTTTCGCATCGATAAAACCTACGGTAGAGCGCGCGCAGGGCGGTTGCTGACACCGCATGCGGGGATTGAGACTCCGGTGTTCATGCCTGTGGGGACGCAGGCTACGGTGAAGGGAGTGCCGCAGGAGACGCTGGAAGATCTGACGGCGCAAATTATTCTCGGAAACACCTATCACTTATACCTGCGGCCCGGAGTTGCCACTGTAAGGAAGATGGGGGGATTGCACGGGTTTATGGCGTGGCGACGTGCCATTCTTACCGACTCCGGAGGATTTCAGGTTTTCAGTTTGAGTGAGCTGCGCAAGGTTACTGAGGACGGAGTGACGTTTCGGTCGCATCTGAACGGGTCTTCGCATTTTTTCAGCCCGGAGAGCGCGATGGAGGCGCAGATCGGGCTGGGAGCGGACATCATCATGGCGTTCGATGAGTGCACGGAGTATCCGGCAGACACGGCGCGGGCGCGGGCTTCGATGGAGATGACGGCGCGGTGGGCGGCGCGGAGCAAGGCTTACTTTGAGGAGCATAAGCATGAGGTGCCTTGGAGTGGGGCTTCCGGCTCTCGGCTTCCGGCTTCCGGCAGCATGGACGAGGTTTCGGATGGCGACGGCAAACAGCAGGTTCCTCGCGTTGCTCGGAATGACAAGAAAGAAGGGCGTCGGGACCACAACGAGAGTGGTGAAGCGACACAATCTTTGTTCGGCATTGTGCAAGGGGGAATGGATCGGGCGCTGCGGAAGGAGTCGGCGGAGCGGACTGTCGAGATCGGGTTTCCCGGCTATGCCATTGGCGGCCTGAGCGTGGGGGAGCCGCGGGAGTTGACTCAAGAGATTGTGGAGTCGACGCTGGAATATCTTCCCAAAGACCAGCCGCGCTATCTGATGGGGGTAGGGACGCCGGAAGAGATTGTCGAGTATGCAAATCTTGGCGTGGACATGATGGATTGCGTACTGCCGACGCGGGCGGCGCGGCATGGGCTGCTGTTTACCTCGGAGGGGAAAGTTTCGATCAAGCAGGCGCGCTATGCTCAGGATGCGGGTCCGCTGGACTCGAATTGCGTCTGCCGGGTGTGCCGGCGCTACTCGCGGGCTTATTTGCGACATCTTTATGCATCCAATGAAGTGCTGGCGCAGGTCTTGAATACGATCCACAACCTGAGTTTCTACCTTGACACTATGCGGCGGGTGCGGCATTCTATTTCACTTGGGGAAGATTCCCGTTTTCTTTCTACTGTCTGGTCGCAACCGAAGCCCTGA
- the yajC gene encoding preprotein translocase subunit YajC, translating into MQFLLAMQLGGGGGMGWLGMAPLIFIFAIFYFLLILPQQRRQKKWQAMLDQLKTGDKVTTTGGLRGTIMALKDDAIHLRVPPNNIVVEVTKASVQVVTTPEEDVKTSK; encoded by the coding sequence ATGCAATTTTTGCTGGCAATGCAGCTCGGCGGTGGTGGCGGTATGGGATGGCTGGGGATGGCGCCGCTCATCTTCATTTTTGCCATCTTCTATTTTCTTTTGATTTTGCCGCAGCAGCGCCGCCAGAAAAAATGGCAGGCCATGCTCGATCAGCTCAAAACCGGGGATAAAGTCACGACCACCGGTGGGCTGCGGGGCACGATCATGGCGCTCAAGGACGATGCGATCCATTTGCGCGTTCCGCCGAACAATATCGTCGTGGAAGTCACCAAGGCGTCGGTGCAGGTAGTGACGACGCCTGAGGAAGACGTCAAAACCAGCAAATAG
- the secD gene encoding protein translocase subunit SecD — protein MNKNLLYKLAFIVGTMLFFLFGIFGIPKSLSGQGLLTALTDHIHLGLDLKGGTHLILQVQVNEAVNVVAQNAIETLKDQMRKQKIDYTDITQPDPQNNPDHIVIKGVQPQSRTDLMNIVRDRLPEYDITGGADNIWNLAMRPSNLVDLKNKAVSQAIDTIRNRIDALGVSEPTIQEHGLGDYQILVQLPGVDDPGRVKDIMQSTAMLEIKQMIDGPYPSQEAALQAKGGIVPADSMLMSGQCASGSTEPTWCFVSRISAVSGKDLRSADQSTDQNGQPSVSFSLTGEGGQRFYSFTSAHVGDNLAVVLDNKVMEVASIKEPIRDQGSISGGRMTEQQAKDLSMVLRSGALPASIKYLEERTVGPSLGADSIRSGVRAAVVGMVAVLIFMLIYYRGAGINADLALIFNLIILLGFLGWSTMAGVNVALTLPGIAGVILTVGMGVDSNVLIFERIREELRNGKTPPSAVDQGFSHAWITIVDTHVTTIVSAAILFIFGTGPVKGFATTLTFGLLANLFTAVFVSRTIFDWVLSRKQRGEALSI, from the coding sequence ATGAATAAGAATCTTCTCTACAAGCTCGCATTCATCGTCGGCACGATGCTCTTTTTCCTGTTCGGAATTTTCGGGATTCCGAAAAGTCTCTCGGGCCAGGGGCTGCTCACGGCGCTGACCGACCACATTCATCTCGGCCTCGATCTGAAGGGTGGGACGCACCTGATTTTGCAGGTTCAGGTCAATGAAGCGGTGAATGTGGTAGCGCAGAATGCCATCGAGACTCTCAAAGATCAGATGCGCAAGCAGAAGATCGACTACACCGACATTACTCAGCCCGACCCGCAGAACAATCCCGACCACATTGTGATCAAAGGGGTGCAGCCGCAATCGCGCACGGACCTGATGAACATTGTGCGCGATCGGCTGCCGGAGTATGACATTACGGGCGGTGCGGACAACATCTGGAACCTGGCGATGCGGCCTTCCAATCTTGTCGACCTGAAAAATAAGGCGGTCTCGCAGGCGATTGACACCATCCGCAACCGCATTGACGCCCTCGGCGTGAGCGAGCCGACAATTCAAGAACACGGTCTGGGCGACTACCAGATTCTGGTCCAACTGCCGGGCGTAGACGATCCCGGGCGCGTGAAGGACATCATGCAGTCGACCGCCATGCTTGAGATCAAGCAGATGATTGATGGGCCTTATCCCAGTCAAGAGGCGGCTCTACAGGCGAAGGGCGGAATCGTACCGGCAGATTCGATGTTAATGAGCGGACAGTGCGCCAGCGGCAGCACGGAGCCGACGTGGTGTTTCGTCTCGCGGATTTCGGCAGTCAGCGGCAAGGATCTGCGCAGCGCGGACCAATCGACCGACCAGAATGGGCAGCCCAGCGTGAGTTTCTCACTGACCGGTGAAGGCGGACAGCGATTCTACAGTTTCACCTCTGCCCACGTCGGCGACAATCTGGCGGTGGTGCTCGACAATAAAGTGATGGAAGTCGCCAGCATTAAAGAGCCGATCCGCGATCAGGGCTCGATCAGCGGCGGCCGCATGACGGAGCAGCAGGCCAAGGATCTCTCCATGGTCCTGCGTTCGGGCGCGCTGCCGGCGAGCATCAAGTACCTGGAAGAGCGCACAGTCGGGCCATCGCTCGGCGCGGACTCGATTCGTTCGGGCGTGCGGGCGGCGGTTGTCGGCATGGTGGCGGTATTGATCTTCATGCTGATCTACTACCGCGGGGCCGGCATTAATGCCGACCTGGCGCTGATCTTTAACCTCATCATTTTATTGGGGTTTCTGGGATGGTCGACGATGGCGGGAGTCAATGTTGCTCTGACTTTGCCGGGAATCGCGGGAGTGATTCTGACGGTCGGCATGGGCGTGGACTCCAATGTACTGATTTTTGAGCGCATTCGAGAAGAGTTGCGCAATGGCAAAACGCCGCCCTCGGCGGTGGATCAAGGGTTCAGTCACGCCTGGATCACCATCGTGGATACGCACGTCACGACCATCGTTTCGGCCGCAATTTTATTCATCTTTGGTACGGGCCCGGTAAAAGGCTTTGCCACTACGCTCACCTTCGGCTTGCTGGCGAACCTGTTTACGGCGGTGTTTGTGTCGCGCACCATCTTCGACTGGGTCTTGAGCCGGAAGCAGCGCGGGGAAGCGTTGAGCATTTAG
- the secF gene encoding protein translocase subunit SecF, with translation MEFFRNTNIDFLGKKWYFLAFSLIFSVAGLFSMLFWHHIPWGVDFRGGTLVYVKFSHTPDLNAIRAALDRAGLHDPKIQPYDRPQNNEVLIDLAVRETNEQALDQGKAKIIQALETKAPAGKVDFNNASFLTIKNYLLDKDPLHLGSDADQKYSAQAQAAVDYRDKVQGGVLNSLDQLQSAAGVDPKVAAALADGFYVSDFGVRNVEIVGPQVGGQLRKQAGLATLYSLLGMLVYLGFRFEWIYGVAAVVTVFHDTLITVGFFSLTNTDISLTVIAAILTLIGYSNNDTIVVFDRIRENIKLMRREKLSEIVNRSINQTLSRTILTAGLTFLTVLALFLFGGEVLRGFSLALVIGILIGTYSSIAIAAPILVAYQDWRIEKGKRPATALAGKAR, from the coding sequence GTGGAGTTCTTTCGCAATACCAACATCGATTTCCTGGGCAAGAAGTGGTATTTTCTCGCATTCTCCCTGATCTTTAGCGTCGCGGGCTTGTTTTCCATGCTGTTCTGGCATCACATTCCGTGGGGCGTAGACTTCCGTGGAGGAACGCTGGTGTATGTGAAGTTTTCGCATACGCCTGACTTGAACGCGATCCGCGCAGCTTTGGATCGGGCTGGCCTGCATGACCCGAAGATTCAGCCTTACGACCGGCCTCAGAATAACGAGGTCTTGATCGATCTCGCCGTACGCGAAACCAACGAGCAGGCGCTCGATCAGGGCAAGGCGAAGATCATCCAGGCGCTAGAGACTAAAGCTCCGGCGGGCAAGGTCGATTTCAACAACGCCAGTTTCCTGACCATCAAGAACTATCTGCTGGATAAAGACCCGCTGCATCTTGGCTCCGACGCGGATCAGAAATACTCCGCCCAGGCCCAGGCTGCGGTCGATTATCGCGACAAAGTGCAGGGTGGAGTTTTGAATTCGCTCGACCAATTGCAGAGTGCCGCCGGCGTTGACCCAAAGGTGGCGGCTGCGCTGGCGGATGGCTTCTATGTGTCCGATTTTGGGGTTCGCAACGTGGAAATCGTCGGTCCCCAGGTTGGCGGGCAGTTGCGCAAACAGGCCGGATTGGCCACTCTTTATTCTCTTCTCGGGATGCTGGTTTACCTCGGCTTCCGGTTTGAGTGGATTTACGGGGTTGCGGCCGTGGTGACCGTATTTCACGACACTCTCATTACGGTAGGGTTCTTTTCCCTGACGAATACCGACATTTCCCTGACCGTGATCGCGGCCATTCTCACCCTGATTGGTTACTCTAATAACGACACGATCGTGGTATTTGACCGCATCCGGGAAAACATTAAACTCATGCGGCGGGAGAAACTGTCGGAGATCGTAAATCGGAGCATTAATCAAACTCTGAGCAGAACGATCTTGACAGCGGGCCTTACCTTCCTTACTGTTCTTGCTCTCTTTTTGTTCGGGGGCGAGGTGCTCCGTGGGTTCAGTCTCGCTCTGGTGATTGGCATTCTGATCGGAACGTATTCTTCGATTGCGATTGCCGCCCCGATTCTGGTCGCCTACCAGGATTGGCGGATTGAGAAAGGCAAACGTCCGGCCACGGCCTTGGCGGGCAAGGCTAGGTAA
- a CDS encoding TonB family protein, whose protein sequence is MFEDSLIESGGKLKTKRGWTSLVSFILQLMIIGVMVLIPLIFTEALPKGTSMFMLVAPPPPPPPPPPPAAAVVHVRQVQTDIVNGELRTPTKIPQKIKMIQEDEAPPQMATTGVVGGVPGGVPGGSMGGVIGSVLSSVPVAAPKMAAPTRVRVSSGVSTGLLVRKVPPTYPPLARQARIQGVVVLQAQISKEGNIENLQLISGHPMLAPAAIEAVKQWKYKPYLLNGEPVEVDTQVQVNFTLAGG, encoded by the coding sequence ATGTTTGAAGACAGCCTTATCGAATCGGGCGGTAAGCTTAAAACGAAGCGGGGATGGACATCGTTGGTTTCGTTCATCCTTCAGTTGATGATCATCGGCGTGATGGTTCTGATCCCGCTGATTTTCACGGAAGCCTTACCCAAAGGCACATCGATGTTCATGCTGGTGGCCCCCCCACCGCCGCCACCACCGCCGCCACCGCCAGCCGCTGCGGTCGTCCATGTGAGGCAGGTTCAGACCGATATCGTGAACGGCGAACTGCGCACGCCTACCAAGATTCCACAAAAAATAAAGATGATCCAGGAAGACGAAGCTCCGCCGCAAATGGCAACGACTGGCGTCGTGGGCGGCGTTCCGGGCGGCGTCCCGGGTGGATCGATGGGCGGCGTGATCGGCAGCGTGCTTAGCTCGGTACCAGTCGCAGCCCCGAAGATGGCCGCTCCAACACGTGTGCGCGTTTCGTCCGGCGTTTCGACGGGCTTACTGGTCCGCAAGGTCCCGCCGACGTACCCTCCGCTCGCCCGCCAGGCCCGCATTCAGGGTGTTGTGGTGCTTCAGGCGCAGATCAGCAAAGAGGGCAACATCGAAAACCTGCAGTTGATCAGCGGGCATCCAATGCTGGCTCCGGCCGCGATCGAGGCGGTGAAGCAGTGGAAGTACAAACCATATCTGCTGAATGGTGAGCCGGTCGAAGTCGACACGCAGGTGCAGGTAAACTTTACCCTCGCCGGGGGCTAG
- a CDS encoding MotA/TolQ/ExbB proton channel family protein, which produces MFATHVAGAILSNVHVAATWVVQEGGGAMATDPLGLWKAMGWVARTVVIILFIMSGWSIGVMIDRWMAYSAARKQSRAFAPAVAGALRDGRIDEAIKVAERNKKSHLAKVVTAGLMEFKAHQDSPGAIPGETIEASKRALERTEAIVHAELKRGLGGLATIGSTAPFVGLFGTVMGILNAFIGINNSKATGLAAVAGGIAEALVTTAIGLLVAIPAVMMFNYLTGRVEAFDVEMDNSSSELIDYFLKKRGDVRR; this is translated from the coding sequence ATGTTCGCAACTCACGTAGCAGGAGCAATTCTCAGCAACGTTCACGTCGCAGCCACCTGGGTCGTCCAGGAAGGCGGCGGCGCCATGGCGACCGATCCCTTGGGCCTGTGGAAGGCAATGGGATGGGTGGCGAGAACCGTAGTGATCATACTTTTCATCATGTCGGGGTGGTCGATCGGCGTGATGATCGACCGCTGGATGGCCTATAGCGCGGCCCGCAAACAGTCGCGCGCTTTCGCTCCGGCTGTGGCAGGCGCTCTGCGTGACGGCCGCATCGACGAAGCCATCAAGGTTGCCGAGCGCAACAAGAAGAGCCATCTGGCCAAGGTTGTCACCGCCGGCCTGATGGAATTCAAGGCTCACCAGGATTCGCCGGGGGCAATCCCGGGCGAAACCATCGAAGCCTCGAAGCGCGCTCTGGAACGCACCGAAGCCATCGTCCACGCCGAACTGAAGCGCGGATTGGGCGGCCTCGCCACCATCGGTTCGACTGCTCCCTTCGTGGGACTGTTCGGAACGGTGATGGGCATTCTGAATGCCTTCATCGGCATCAACAACTCGAAAGCCACCGGCTTGGCCGCTGTCGCCGGCGGTATTGCCGAGGCATTGGTTACGACGGCCATCGGGCTCCTCGTCGCCATCCCTGCCGTCATGATGTTCAACTATCTAACTGGTCGCGTGGAAGCATTCGATGTGGAGATGGACAATTCCTCCTCCGAACTGATCGACTACTTCCTGAAGAAGCGCGGCGACGTACGACGGTAA
- a CDS encoding biopolymer transporter ExbD produces the protein MALAKRNEGAKVSSDINVTPMVDVMLVLLIIFMVVTPMLQKGVSVDMAKVDNPIPMEDADKEDALLVSITRDGKVYFGTEQITTDNLTTKVKDRLASKQNKTVYVKADMRTRYGGVVQVVDSVRAAGVDDLGLLTEQRKTGTTPPPPPATPGQ, from the coding sequence ATGGCACTTGCAAAACGGAACGAGGGAGCCAAGGTAAGCTCCGACATCAACGTCACGCCGATGGTGGACGTGATGCTGGTTCTACTGATCATCTTTATGGTGGTCACGCCCATGTTGCAGAAGGGCGTGAGCGTGGATATGGCTAAAGTGGACAATCCGATTCCGATGGAAGATGCGGATAAGGAAGACGCGCTTTTGGTTTCCATTACGCGTGACGGCAAGGTGTATTTCGGCACGGAGCAGATTACGACCGACAACTTGACCACCAAAGTAAAGGACCGCCTCGCAAGCAAGCAAAATAAAACGGTGTACGTGAAAGCTGACATGCGGACGCGCTACGGCGGCGTGGTGCAGGTCGTAGACAGCGTGCGTGCGGCCGGAGTCGATGATCTCGGCTTGCTGACCGAACAGAGAAAAACCGGGACCACACCCCCGCCACCTCCGGCTACGCCCGGGCAATAG
- a CDS encoding biopolymer transporter ExbD has product MGMAVGPSGGQSANINVTPLIDVLLVLLIIFMVISPVTPKGLDALVPQPPPPNAPKNVNPDRTIVVQLIDRGAGQEPGVKINNEDATWDNLQGRLTDIYKQRAEKVMFVKGDDAIAFSNVANVIDIAHAAGVDKVGLITAKIEAGS; this is encoded by the coding sequence ATGGGAATGGCAGTTGGCCCGAGCGGAGGCCAAAGCGCAAACATTAACGTCACGCCGCTCATTGACGTACTGCTGGTTCTGCTGATCATCTTTATGGTGATCTCGCCGGTAACCCCCAAGGGTCTGGACGCGCTGGTTCCGCAGCCGCCTCCGCCCAACGCGCCGAAGAATGTCAACCCCGACCGAACCATCGTCGTGCAGTTGATCGACCGTGGCGCCGGCCAGGAGCCGGGCGTAAAGATCAACAACGAAGATGCGACCTGGGACAACCTTCAAGGACGGCTGACCGACATTTACAAACAACGCGCGGAAAAGGTGATGTTCGTGAAGGGGGATGACGCCATCGCTTTTTCAAACGTCGCCAATGTGATCGATATTGCGCACGCCGCAGGTGTGGACAAGGTCGGTCTAATCACCGCGAAGATCGAAGCGGGCAGCTGA
- a CDS encoding glycosyltransferase family 2 protein, translating into MTVLATASWQNRSAADDLTNDSHKNLKPDRWRRCVSVIVPVYNEAAHIDELLLAIQSSPVRKEIIVVDDGSTDGTRAKLQALPLGEDLTVVFHEKNCGKGAAIRTALAYARGEYVLIQDSDLEYDPQDYPALLRPLEEGRANVVYGVRPDRPERGLRFFLGAKLLTQLANLLYGAGIHDEATCYKAFRRSLLARLQLECRRFEFCPEVTAKLCRMGEKIDEVPIQYHPRSAVEGKKIRHSDGWLAIWTLIRYRFIPRGRWLRSGQEKTSAPFAVSFSRLPPE; encoded by the coding sequence GTGACTGTCTTGGCAACTGCTTCTTGGCAAAATCGATCGGCGGCCGACGATCTGACGAACGATTCGCACAAGAATCTGAAGCCCGATCGCTGGAGGCGATGCGTCTCGGTAATTGTGCCGGTTTATAACGAGGCGGCGCATATTGACGAACTGTTGCTTGCCATCCAGTCTTCGCCGGTGAGGAAGGAAATTATTGTCGTCGATGATGGCTCGACCGATGGGACGCGCGCGAAACTGCAAGCCCTGCCTCTAGGGGAGGATTTAACCGTCGTTTTCCATGAAAAGAATTGCGGCAAGGGGGCAGCGATTCGCACCGCGCTCGCCTACGCGCGCGGGGAGTACGTGCTCATCCAGGACTCCGATTTAGAGTACGATCCGCAGGATTATCCGGCATTGCTGCGTCCGCTCGAAGAAGGCCGAGCCAATGTTGTCTACGGCGTGCGTCCGGACCGGCCGGAGCGGGGCTTGCGTTTTTTTCTTGGCGCCAAACTTCTGACGCAACTTGCCAATCTTCTTTACGGCGCAGGTATTCATGACGAGGCGACATGCTATAAAGCCTTTCGCCGTTCACTGCTGGCGCGTTTGCAATTGGAATGTCGCCGCTTTGAGTTCTGCCCCGAAGTGACCGCCAAGCTGTGCCGGATGGGCGAGAAGATCGACGAAGTTCCCATCCAATACCATCCGCGTTCGGCGGTCGAAGGCAAGAAAATTCGCCACTCCGATGGATGGCTGGCGATCTGGACGCTCATCCGCTACCGCTTCATCCCCCGGGGGCGCTGGCTGCGCTCTGGTCAGGAGAAGACATCGGCGCCATTTGCGGTGAGTTTTTCACGGCTGCCGCCGGAGTAG
- the accC gene encoding acetyl-CoA carboxylase biotin carboxylase subunit, translating to MLQVKKMFKKILIANRGEIAVRVIRACHEMGIAAVAVYSDVDRGALHVRKADEAYPIGPAAAAESYLNIQKILDVAARSEADAIHPGYGFLSENAKFARACVEAGVKFVGPTAAAMDAMGSKTRARQAMERVGVPTVPGASHGLESLEQAEEVAARIGYPVMLKAAAGGGGKGMRLVLAPQDLKSALESARSEAERSFGDSEVYIEKAIVDPRHIEMQILADEHGNTVYLGERECSLQRRHQKVLEEAPSPIVDPEMRKQMGEVAVRVAQAAGYTNAGTVEFLVDHQKKFYFLEMNTRLQVEHPVTELVTGFDLVHLQIRIAAGETLPFTQNDVAIRGHAIECRIYAEDPDNNYFPSPGKITLLLSPSGPGIRRDSGMYEGWTVPMDYDPLLAKLIGYGTDREQAIARLTRALNEYFVGGIKTNISLFRRILSDADFRAAKIDTGFLDRLPSQKQHEAHTDGDAKATEVPAIAAGIFSVLDPSGAGVTERTAGFSSSNTKPTDDSRWKRAARREALR from the coding sequence GTGCTGCAAGTCAAGAAAATGTTCAAGAAGATTCTCATCGCCAACCGCGGAGAGATTGCGGTACGCGTGATCCGCGCCTGCCACGAGATGGGAATCGCCGCAGTTGCCGTCTACTCGGACGTGGACCGAGGCGCCCTGCACGTTCGCAAAGCCGATGAAGCGTATCCGATCGGTCCTGCGGCGGCAGCCGAGTCGTATCTCAACATCCAGAAAATCCTCGACGTCGCCGCACGATCCGAAGCAGACGCCATCCATCCCGGCTACGGCTTTCTTTCCGAGAATGCGAAATTCGCCAGAGCCTGCGTGGAGGCGGGCGTGAAGTTCGTTGGCCCGACTGCCGCTGCCATGGATGCGATGGGGTCGAAGACCCGCGCCCGGCAGGCTATGGAGCGCGTGGGCGTTCCCACCGTACCCGGCGCTTCTCACGGCCTGGAATCGTTGGAACAGGCTGAAGAAGTGGCGGCGCGCATCGGCTATCCGGTGATGCTGAAAGCCGCGGCGGGCGGCGGCGGCAAAGGAATGCGCCTGGTGCTTGCGCCGCAGGATCTGAAGTCCGCGCTCGAGAGCGCGCGCAGCGAAGCGGAGCGTTCGTTTGGCGACAGCGAAGTTTACATCGAGAAGGCGATCGTCGATCCGCGGCATATTGAAATGCAAATCCTGGCCGACGAGCACGGCAACACGGTGTATCTCGGCGAGCGCGAGTGTTCGTTGCAGCGGCGGCATCAGAAAGTGCTCGAGGAAGCGCCCTCGCCTATCGTCGACCCCGAGATGCGAAAACAGATGGGTGAGGTCGCGGTTCGCGTGGCCCAGGCTGCGGGATACACGAATGCCGGAACAGTGGAGTTCCTGGTCGACCACCAGAAAAAGTTTTATTTTCTGGAGATGAACACTCGACTCCAGGTGGAACATCCTGTGACAGAGTTAGTCACCGGGTTCGACCTGGTGCATTTGCAAATTCGCATCGCTGCTGGAGAGACCCTGCCATTCACACAGAATGATGTGGCGATTCGCGGCCACGCCATCGAATGCCGCATTTATGCGGAGGATCCGGACAACAACTATTTCCCCAGTCCGGGCAAAATCACGCTGCTGTTGTCGCCGTCGGGGCCCGGCATTCGACGCGACAGCGGCATGTATGAAGGCTGGACTGTGCCGATGGATTACGATCCCCTGCTGGCCAAGTTGATCGGCTATGGCACGGATCGCGAGCAAGCCATTGCGCGACTGACGCGCGCTCTCAACGAATACTTCGTCGGCGGGATCAAAACGAATATCTCCCTGTTCCGGCGCATTCTGAGCGATGCGGACTTTCGCGCCGCCAAAATCGATACCGGATTTCTTGACCGTCTTCCGAGCCAGAAGCAACATGAAGCCCATACGGATGGGGATGCCAAGGCGACCGAAGTGCCGGCAATTGCTGCGGGAATATTTTCCGTTCTGGACCCGAGTGGCGCTGGAGTGACTGAACGAACCGCGGGCTTCTCCTCCTCCAACACCAAGCCGACGGATGACTCCAGATGGAAGCGCGCAGCTCGCCGCGAAGCGCTGCGATGA
- a CDS encoding acetyl-CoA carboxylase biotin carboxyl carrier protein subunit: protein MTPDGSAQLAAKRCDEIRIAYLQPTESNGQQVFMIYDITIDGKRHRLDLSRSDGGWACRVDGREVEVDAILVRPDVLSLRVGNRAYEVKCERVAGEMQLWVGSARFAVEVRDPRSLRGRIRALDDHGPRKLTAPMPGKIVRLLVSPGTTVEAGAGVLVVEAMKMQNEIKSPKKGTIQKILVSEGAAVNAGDVLAIVE from the coding sequence ATGACTCCAGATGGAAGCGCGCAGCTCGCCGCGAAGCGCTGCGATGAAATTCGTATCGCATATTTGCAGCCGACCGAAAGCAACGGCCAACAGGTTTTCATGATTTACGACATCACGATCGACGGCAAGCGGCACCGGCTCGATCTCAGCCGGAGCGACGGCGGCTGGGCTTGCCGTGTCGATGGGCGCGAGGTGGAAGTCGACGCCATTCTGGTGAGGCCGGACGTGCTTTCCCTTCGGGTCGGCAACCGAGCCTACGAAGTGAAGTGCGAACGCGTCGCAGGCGAAATGCAGCTTTGGGTGGGCAGCGCACGCTTTGCGGTGGAAGTGCGCGATCCGCGGTCGTTGCGCGGACGAATTCGTGCCCTTGACGATCACGGGCCGCGGAAACTCACGGCGCCCATGCCGGGCAAGATTGTTCGCCTGCTCGTGAGTCCAGGGACGACAGTTGAGGCGGGCGCCGGCGTGCTGGTAGTTGAGGCGATGAAGATGCAGAATGAAATCAAATCGCCGAAGAAGGGGACGATTCAGAAGATTCTCGTCAGTGAAGGCGCCGCCGTGAATGCCGGCGATGTGCTGGCGATCGTTGAATAA